The genomic segment TTAAACAACTAGTTTCAACCATTACAGAGCAACTTTGActcatatagagcaactttaactaatatagaacaactgtgttttccttgctttagcacccctccctctcctcccatccctcccccttgccctcctctgtccttctcaaccccccgaccagcaggcagatgggtccccctatatagagccgggttctgctcgaggtttcttccctgttaaaagggtgttttcctgccactgtctcctttgggcttgctctgggggtcaggcatttgggttctgtaaagcgtcttgagacgatttgactgtaattgacgctatataaataaaattgaattgaattgaattaatatagagcagctttagcgcttatagagcaactttaactaatatagagcaactttaatatagagcaacttttactaatatagagcaactttaatatagagcaactttaatatagagcaacttttactaatatagagcaactttaatatagagcaactttaatatagagcaacttttactaatatagagcaactttagcaattatagagcaactttaactaatatagagcaactttaatatagagcaactttaatatagagcaactttaattaatatagagcaactttagcaattatagagcaactttaactaacatagaacaactttaatatagagcaacttttactaatatagagcaactttaatatagagcaactttaactaatatagagcaactttaatatagagcaactttaactaatatagagcaactttaatatagagcaacttttactaatatagggcaactttaatatagagcaactttaactaatatagagcaactttaatatagagcaactttaatatagagcaacttttactaatatagggcaactttaatatagagcaactttaactaatatagggcaactttaatatagagcaattttaattaatatagagcaactttaatatagagcaactttaatatagagcaactttaactaatatagggcaactttaatatagagcaactttaattaatatagagcaactttaatatagagcaactttaatatagagcaacttttactaatataggcaactttaatatagagcaactttaattaatatagagcaactttaatatagagcaactttaatatagagcaacttttactaatatagggcaactttaatatagagcaactttaattaatatagagcaactttaatatagagcaactttaatatagagcaactttaactaatatagggcaactttaatatagagcaactttaattaatatagagcaactttaatatagagcaactttaatatagagcaacttttactaatatagggcaactttaatatagagcaactttaattaatatagagcaactttaatatagagcaactttagcaattatagagcaactttaactaatatagagcaactttaatatagagcaactttaactaatatagcagcgctcgatttaaggcTGAGAGGTCGGtcgcccaaatgacattttttgggccaccaacatacgtcaatttagacatttttaggagccaaaatcaacttttagtggccaaaaaatGAATCCCACTGAATGGAATGAACTGGGACGTTAACAGCCAgaacaggtgcggtttgtcccaggcagatgagcggcgaggagcggcaggtgttagccaagcagctagcgggggatagctagccagccggggagtctgagcagtctgtgaccggggagagcagccggcggacccgccgagttaaaaatgacagctccggtgatgttaacgacgttaacatcagcgacaataaagtgttcaaatttgaaattaaatcggcggaaatccgcggaaaattgccatccctgaaacttggatttggaggtcagtgcccaaatcaaaatatttgggcccctaaccagcgtgttttttgtcatttttggtcgccaaaatcgGTTTTTAGTTGCAAATGGCCACCTGGCGACcatctaaatcgagcgctgtatAGAGCAACTTTCACTGACattgagcaactttaatatagagcaacttttactAATATAGAGCAGCTTTCACATATAAATCTATTTCAATCTCTTAAGTGAAGCTGCTTTAATTTCTTTAACTCATTCCCAGATTTCCACAGGGTCGaacattaaagtttttttttttttccaaacaatgGAGTAAAGaatctgcagcagcaacagaagctGAGCAGAACGGTGTTTTTTGAAACAACAGAAACCCATTCTGAGGCCTTTcagagtggaggagagggaAAGAGGAAGGGAGTAGTTTCTAGATAAATATCTGTTAATGACTCATAATGACGCGTAATGACAGACGAGAGCTTCCAGCCGACACAAGGAAACCCAGGAACAAACAAACTAACCCAACAATCTGCATGTTTGGGAGCCGCAGGAGCCCAGAAATGTGAGGAGAAAACACCTCCTGCTTCCATTTCTGCAGCAGCCGTCCACAGAGAGCCACAGAGAACCTGGAAGAACCTCAGAGGAACATCAGAAGAACCTAcaagatctaaaaaaaaaaatccctttaatGACCCGACAGGAGCTTCATTGATTCGACTCTGAGGTGAGAAAAGCTGCCGTTTTTTCCctaatttttaaaatctgagtgtctttatttgacattaatttatgatttttaatttgtgttttgtgtctcatgtgttgtttttgtctttttatgtctgtgtttgtcgttttatgtcttgtttgggtcattttgtgttattttgtgtcttgttgatgtctttttgtgtcgtaTTTACATTGTTGTAGTCATTTGTGgatagtttgtgttgttttatgtcttgttttcgttgttttgcattgttttgtgttctgttttttgttattttatgtctggttttgctcattttacGTCTGGtatttgtccttttgtgtcttgttttgtagtttcatgtttttttgttgttttgtgttaatttgtgtgtcattttgttaattttgtgtctggttttgtcgTTTTACATCTTGTtcgtgtcttttttgtgtcttgttttctttgtttcattcttgtttgtgttgttttgtgtctgttttgtgtcattttgtgtcttgttttgctcattttctgtctgatatttcgttttatgtcttgtttgtgttgtttttggactttttgtatcattttgtgtcttctttgtgttttgtgctgttttgtgttcctttgttgcccttttgtgtctcgttttcctCATtatatgtcttgtttttgtcattttgtgtcttgtttctcattttatgtctgataTTTGTCCTTctatgtcttgtttgtgttgttttgtgtcttttttttacttgttttgtctcgtggttttcattttgtgtgtttttggtgttaATGTTTCTGTTCcggtttgtcattttgtgtcttgtttgtgtcttttctgtcgtttcatgtcttgtttttgtcattttgtgtcttgtttgtgccattttgtgtcttgtttttgtcgtttcatgtcttgtttttgtcattttgtgtcttgtttgtgccattttgtgtcttgtttttgttgtttcatgtcttgtttttgtcattttgtgtcttgttttcgttgtttcgtgtcttgtttgtgtcatttgtgtcttgtttttgtcgtttcatgtcttgttttgtcattttgtgtcttgtttgtgccattctgtgtcttgtttttgtcgtttcatgtcttgtttttgtcattttgtgtcttgtttgtgccattttgtgtcttgtttttgtcgtttcatgtcttgtttttgtcattttgtgtcttgttttttgtcgtgtcttgtttttgtcttttgtgtcttgcttttgtcatgtcgttttgtgtcttgtttgtgccattttgtgtcttgtttttgtcgtttaatgtctggttttgtcattttgtgtcttgtttgtgccattttgtgtcttttttttgtcgtttttcttcatccagactttgtgtttcgCTGCAGGAAGAAGACTCTTTGTGTGATTAAAAACCAGGATGACGACAAAGATGACCCTGGACCCCTCAGCGCTGCCGGCCTCCACTGTAACCTTCGACCCCAAGTCGGAGGCGGTGACGCTGCCGAGGGGCGTGGTCTCTGTGGCGGGCGTTACCGTGGTGACGGGCGGCGTGGAGCTGTCCTGCTCCTCCTGCATGCTGGCCTTCTGTTTCTGGGGACGCTCATCGTCTGAGCTGCGTGCGGCCGTCGGTCTGCAGGTGAGGAGGCCGGCAGAAGGAACATCACCTCCTGGCCCTCGGCCTCGTCGTCCTGGCGATCAGCTTCGCCATCGTGGTGGGCGTGGCCACGTTCTACCTGCTGACCAGGAAGAGGAGGGCGGTGACACGGGCGGCGAGGGAGGAAGGGAAGGAAGTCCTGGTGGAGAGTGGAAGGGTGATAAAGAAAGTCACAGTGTAGGACACGGAAGTACCGCTTTAGGTGGTCattcagtgttgttttctgtctggttttttttgtctcattttgctcTTTATACGCCAGatgttatatattttatttcaaatttgtgacattttgtgtctgtttttgttttatttcaaatttgtgatattttgtgttgttttgtgtctgctgttagtttttttttaggtcatgtttgtgtcattttgtgtctgtttttgtcttttttgtaccaaatttttgacatttgtgtctgttttcgtCATTTTATACCAAATTTGTGTCATGTTTGGTCTGTTTGTTTTaggtcatgtttgtgtgtttttgtgtctgctttAGTTTTTAAGgtcatgtttgtgtcattttgtgtctgtttttgtctttttgtaccaaatttgtgacattttgtgtctgttgtcgTCATTTTATAccaaatttgtgtctttttgttttaggTCATGTTTCtgctattttgtgtctgattttagttatttttaggtcaagtttgtatcattttgtgtctgtttttgtcgtttatccAAATTTGTGTCATGTTTGGTCTGTTTAAGTTGTTTTAggtcatgtttgtgttgtttgtgtctgcttttagttttttaaggtcatgtttgtgtcattttgtgtctgtttttgtcttttttgttacGTGTCTGTTTTCGTCATTTTATACCAAATTTGTGTCATGTTTGGTCTGTTTAAGGTTGTTTTAggtcatgtttgtgttgttttgtgtctgattttagtttttttatgtcatgtttgtgtcatttcgtgtctgATATTGTCGTTTTATTACcaaatttgtatcattttgtgtctgatatTGTCGTTTTATAccaaatttgtgtcattttgtgtctgatatTGTCAGTTTTATAccaaatttgtgtcattttgtgtctgttaagTTGTTTCATATCAAATTTGGCgtgattttgtgttgttttctgcctGATTTTgatcttttgtgtctcgttttgctcattttattcctgatattatatattttatttcaaatttgtgtcattttgtgttgttttgtgtctgccttttagttttttttttaggtcatGTTTGTGCACTTTTGTGTCtgatctttgtgttttgtgtctcgttttgctcattttatgcctgatatttgtcattttatgtcaaatttctgtcattttgtgtctgttttgtttcatatcaaatctgtgtcattttgcctgcttttttttttgtccttttgtgccacgtttgtgtcatttcgtgttttttgtttcttgttgttttgtgtcatattgtgtcattttgtgttttttgtcgtttatccTAGTTTTATTcaggtttctttcttttttgtaaatttaccATCGAAGTCCTTttcttgtgtgattttactttatattatctgtaaatttaacaacaaaaaacagaaaactgtaaaataacagtaacatTGCTgttaaaatgcacagaaaaatgtttttcactttattattattaatattcttgctctcattgtttttatttttattattttttcttcttcatgttaaGATtcgttttaatgtttttctttttcttcttgttattattaatattcttcctgtattatttcttcttctgcttcttattattcttgttgttttgttgtttttcttaataatcttagtattttttattatatcttcttcttttatgttttgtattattattattcttattctcatcatcattattataattattaatatttcttttgcagatttttctaaAGAATGATCTTTTTCtgctggactgagctgagcggtTGGTCGTTCTGGCAGCCGCTTTGTGTTTATAGTTGACAGTTTTCTAGAATTTCAGGAGTCAGTTTTCTTTGGAAGTTTGCGTCAGAATATTTTTGCAGCTCTTCTGAGTCATCCTCAATCAAATCTGCAGCAGGAAAAGTCTTTTAACGAACTCCTGAagaggttatttgtgattttatggGTGAACTTTTGTCGGCTTTAAGATGTAAAACGTTTCTTTTAAAGCTTCACGTTGAGGATCAGAGcagaaaccagcagcaggaactgaGAGAAAGAATCCAGAAACTAAACAAACCAGAGATGAGTCGGTGTCGCCACCTGCTGGAGGAAAAACGAACTGCAGCTCTTCTGGCTCCAGCCCTGATTTACAGGAAAATGTTGttcctcattttattgtttctctGAACTGTTTCGCtgttaatgtagtaaaatcTGAATATTCTGCACAGATtcttctgaagaacattcataaGTAAAATCTAAGCTTTACCTTTAAACCAGTAGGGTTAAATGTCAGTTCTGTGGAGTTTTGGTCTTATATTTATTTAAGTTAGTTTAAATTCTGAACTTTATTATACATTAATTATATTATGCTGAATATATCTACTAATACGGTTCATTATGTTGGCAggttaaaacagcattttgtgtgtttttgtcggTTTTAATCTCCAGTCTGTAAATTATTGAAGTAGAATCAGAATATAATATGATAATGTATTCTATAGTAACTATTATTAGTggtattaatgttattattaatatcaatgctaataacaatgatcattattattatgtcaTGATATATAATGAAGGTGGAAATGTAATATTCAATAATTAGAATCTATAATTggaatttgtgttatttttataataattatatattttaaatttttattcattctgtaTTATATAATATGTTTATAATTATTATCAATgctaattaatattttttcaaatacatgtcgtgtttttttctatttatgatGTGAAATTATGTTATTGTGATCAATAATAATTACTATTATGTGTTATATATTatgtttctatatttattatGTATTATAAAATAATGATTATATTATTGTcatcaataataacaataattattattattatatatttttttaatttattatataGTATAAAATGATTAATATTATGTTACTAATATTATCAATATTAACAATTActcttatttatatattatgtttatatttattaaatagtatatcataaatatttttatatatttttatattatgtgTTACACATATAATATAACTatatatgacatgtttttttatatatatatatatatatatatatatatatatatatatatatatatatatatagcaatttaataaaaataatgattattCTTGATAATATAAGAATTACCATTGCTATAtattacatattattattatattaaaacataatgtataaataataattattattattgatagtaatagaaattattattatttatatattatgtttttgttatttactgTATATGTTAAAACAACAATTATCATATTATGATCATCAGTAAAAAATTTATTAATCATAactcaatattttttattatcaataataataattggtctgagtgtgtgtgtattctgtcattttatgtatttatttgtttatttattttaaccatTATTTCAATTCTAAATAGACAGACATTAACTGACTGCAAAtagaaattaataataataatcagaataATAATCTTTTTCAAACTGTAATTATATGAGCAAACCttattttataaaatacagatttttggacattatttacaatttttttagtTCATAATTTTTTCTGTGATCTCAGAATATATTGAAGACTTAATCCTTAAAATAACAACAGATAGTTTTAGTTCTtctcacatttaaaaactatttaaactTCTTTCAGGTGTTTTAAGCTTTAAACTCAGGCTCTGTTCCGGTTAGCTGACAGGAAGCGGCGGCTCTCAGGTATGTTCGGTATCTTCTGTTCCAGGTGACCGTGACGTACCTCCGCGGGTCACCTGACAGGCTGCTCGGTCACGTGTCACCGTTCAAGTTtcaggaaactttttttttctgcagctaaAAACATAACTGCCCACGTCCCGCCTTCTCTTCCCGCTGATTGGCCGCTTCCTCTTAATGCCGCTCTGTGATTAGCCAGCCCGCGTATACGTCAGGCCGCGGCTCCTCCCCCGCTCTAAACTGCTGTCTGTGTAATTGATCCGATCCGAACCTGAAGAAAACTCGGCGGAGTCTCTGGGTTTCTGGAGGTAAAATGGAAGTTCCGGAGGAGTTCTGGGTCCAGGTGAGTTTGAGAAGGAGCAGCCGAACTGTGTGGCTCGTTTTTAAGGTAGAAATGAAGTTCTGAGGCGCTGTAGGACTGTTAAGGTGTCCGCTGTCAGTCTCTAACTTATTTATGCTGTCAGTCCGTTCAGCTGAGAGTTGTCTCCTAAAGGTTCAAATTAAACTGATTACAGAGCAGAAGAACCCTCAGTGGGTCGTCACTGGTTCACTCCAGGAGCTTCTCAGCGACTTTAGTTCTGTTGTTTAACACAAACAGCCTCAAAATCCTCATTAAAGAcgtaaatatttaataaaaacatccaCTGTCAGCGGCTCTTTATAGTAGAATTATTGGAGCCATAAAATGAGTTGTTAgatcattaaagctgcaactaAGGCTCAGTTTAACCTGCTGCTTCATCTGCACACATTAATCAATCATTTACCAATTCTTAATCTGATCAACAACAATTCCAACGAtcaatttgagtcattttttaaaagtaaaatcaccctaaattctgtgattccaGCTCCGAAAATGTGAAtactttcagttttatttccttctctAGGAcattaaactgaagatctttacCACTAATTGATATTTTCACCACTTTCTGACTTTTTACAGACAAAATAAGTAATAATTTAGTTGGTTTGAGGTATTTTCTAGGTAAAAACAGTCTAAATTCTAtgtttgcagcttcttaaatgtgaatattttctggtttctttcctctgtgacagtaactgaagatctttggactaaaCCAGAGATTTGAagaaactctgatccacattttttaccatttaaagacatttttaccCAAACCGCTGATTGATTCATCCAGAAATAATCTATAAATGAACTGTTaatgaaaacaatcattagctcagtgcatttaatttatgGTGTGACATGATTTTAGTGTGAATCTACGAGAAACTTCTCTTCAgtctatattttttaaactctttatCTCAGAAACTAAAAGTTATTGTCATGTCATGATTAATctgatggtttatttttgattattttcattatttttgctctaaaatgtctcaggatgctgaaaatgtcttaaaacTAAAGatgacatctttaaaaaaaacctagTTAAACATCTAAGGCTGCAacgattaattgattatttaaATATTGACAGAAATTGTGTGATTTCAGCTCCATTATCCAGATTTTTACCTCCAGTTTGGTCACCTCCAGCAGATTTTAGAATAATCTGTTAATCTGTAGATAAAAACGGTCTAAAATCGGTTTCcatcttcttaaatgtgaatattttctcatttctttcctcttctatgactgaaaactgaatatttgtggactaaacaagacatttgaggaagctctgatccacatttttcaccatttaaagacattttagaaCCAAACAGCTGATCGATTCATacagaaaatgatcagaaatgaaaGTAATTGTTGTAACtgccaactattttgataagCAGTTCATcaatatgtcattttttaaaaataaaatggtttAGATTAGGGGTTTaaacttcttaaatgtgaatattttctggtttctttcctctacgacagtaaactgaagatctttgaactaaacaagacatttgaggaaactctgatccagTTTTCTGTCCCAGAAGTAAACCTGGtgaatgtttggcatttttcctttaatcaaGTCTTAACGGTGAATTATCAGGATGGTTTCAGGAAAACTTCCTGCTTAACgaataattgattaaatgaacCAATCAAGCGTTAGGTTTCCCTGAAATAAGAGCAAAGTTGTTTCTGACTGAAGAATGTGGCTTTAAACAGAAAATCCATCCGCTGAGGAATGTGTGACTGAATGTAATCTGAAGTGTGTGAAAACCTGCAGTTTAACCGAGGAAGCAGctgtttaaattaaaatttcatcCTCAGTTTGGTTTCCAGTCACAGATTATAACGGCAGAAAAACTCTAGATGGGTTTAACCACAGATCAGATCctagaaattagtttgaaaatcaaaaaagctgaattttaaGAAGCATTTATGAATGTTTTCTGCTCCAGGatgaactcagaaacacctccagaTGTGTTTAGTTATGTACActaaaagtattcaccccctttggaTGTTTTTATGCATGAAGTCATGGTCAATGTCATTTGAACATCTCGAACACTGACAttcttcatgatgctgccaccaccgtgcttcacagtggagatggtgtgtttgtgggtaatgtgcagtgtttggtgtttactaaggctggacccgaatatccgaatattcgttcgctacggcggtatccggataccggcccacttcggctcatcccgtcctgttcggctcatctcggctcctccattcctgtttcttaccaccacccgaatggccgggtggctgctgactctgatgtcacgcttcacttcgttgcataaacacaagacaagatgctgaagacctccactgtgtgggaattcttcagtttaactgaagacaaaacgaaggcaaaatttggacccgggagaccagacgaacggatccgaatattcggaccgtctccgccacaagccccgcccccgctatttgggccagccctagtgtttaccaaacatatcatctagtctgatggacaaaaagctcaatttttatccatcagaccaaagaaccttcttccattgACCTTGGAGTCTCTCACATACCTCTAGCAAGAtttaatttgagtttttttttccaacagagtCTTCTCTGTTCTCCTTTCATCTCCTTAAAACTTTGagtggtgaagaacagacaacagttgttggatgaacagtctctaacatctcagctgctgaagatggaactccttcagaggagtcatagagtcttggtggcctccctctctagtctctcaggtcttgaggacgtcctgctctagtcacatttattcatgttctatcttcttccatttcttaatgatggatttaactggactccaggagatcttcaggaactttaaatgttcttgtatcgtcctgactgatgcttttcaacaaccttttctcagagtttcttggagttctttagtcttcatggtgtagttctatccaggagggactgatccaccagagactggaccaaaaagccaaattatgTTGATCAAAAAGTATAAAAGCAACAGAAGGGTGTAACATTTAAgaggggtgaatactttttttaGTAGTAGACTTTTAAGTCTAAGTCTAAGGCACTGTATCAGATCATAGAAATAAgttggaaaattaaaaaaatggagTTTCGAGGAAGAGATTGTgaatatttccatgttttctgttccAGGATGGACTCTGAAACACCTCCAGGAGACCTTTAGAAGATGCAGCAGATAATGGGTGGAGCTGCTGCCGGATAAA from the Acanthochromis polyacanthus isolate Apoly-LR-REF ecotype Palm Island chromosome 12, KAUST_Apoly_ChrSc, whole genome shotgun sequence genome contains:
- the LOC110949560 gene encoding LOW QUALITY PROTEIN: transmembrane protein 100-like (The sequence of the model RefSeq protein was modified relative to this genomic sequence to represent the inferred CDS: inserted 2 bases in 1 codon); its protein translation is MTTKMTLDPSALPASTVTFDPKSEAVTLPRGVVSVAGVTVVTGGVELSCSSCMLAFCFWGRSSSELRAAVGLQVRRPAEGTSXLLALGLVVLAISFAIVVGVATFYLLTRKRRAVTRAAREEGKEVLVESGRVIKKVTV